A genomic segment from Chrysiogenia bacterium encodes:
- a CDS encoding protein-glutamate O-methyltransferase CheR: YGEYYEYVKKDETGAELIQMIDLISTNETRFFREPQQFEYLEHTIIPQLKREAAEGRRDRVLRVWSAACSMGHEPYTIAMVLKEHLCNENNWRVEIIASDISTRVLQQARDGVWDIRAAEQIPQRYLKRYMRRGTNAQIGKMRASPELRAMIRFERVNLNHAKYDVPGQFDLIFCRNALIYFNQQAKVDIVNRLLDRLVPGGYFFLGHAESLANISRRATNVIPAVYQLHAQTAAKPPLRRAAGE; encoded by the coding sequence AGTACGGCGAATACTACGAGTATGTAAAAAAGGATGAGACCGGGGCCGAGCTCATCCAGATGATCGACCTGATCTCCACGAACGAGACCCGGTTCTTTCGTGAGCCCCAGCAGTTTGAATACCTGGAGCACACGATCATTCCGCAGCTCAAACGAGAGGCTGCAGAAGGCCGCCGCGACCGGGTGCTTCGGGTCTGGAGCGCGGCGTGCTCCATGGGGCATGAGCCCTACACCATTGCCATGGTGCTCAAGGAGCACCTGTGCAATGAAAACAACTGGCGCGTGGAGATCATCGCCAGCGATATCTCTACCCGGGTGCTGCAGCAGGCCCGCGACGGGGTATGGGACATCCGCGCGGCCGAGCAGATTCCCCAGCGCTACCTCAAGCGTTACATGCGCCGCGGCACCAATGCGCAGATTGGAAAAATGCGCGCCAGCCCCGAACTGCGCGCCATGATTCGCTTCGAGCGCGTCAACCTCAATCACGCCAAGTATGACGTGCCCGGGCAGTTTGACCTGATCTTCTGCCGCAACGCGCTCATCTATTTCAATCAGCAGGCAAAGGTCGACATCGTCAACCGCCTGCTCGACCGCCTGGTGCCGGGCGGATACTTTTTCCTTGGACATGCCGAGAGCCTGGCAAACATCAGCAGGCGGGCGACCAACGTCATACCGGCTGTCTACCAGCTTCATGCGCAGACGGCTGCGAAGCCGCCGCTGCGCCGGGCGGCAGGGGAGTAA
- the cheB gene encoding chemotaxis-specific protein-glutamate methyltransferase CheB, whose translation MAADEPIRVLVVDDSAVARQQYRNILTSSRGADLIATAPNAEMARQRIPKLDPDVVVLDIHMPGVDGLTFLKWLMRNLPTPVVISSTLNPDAAKLTMDAFSLGAVEVVCKGDTSGTGAWGGDFQDSLLRAVQAAAKAAPKIKSRRGASPLVAVANQQRAITSSALRAGMLVAIGASTGGTEAIARLVAAMPEGFPPTVIAQHMPPVYTQSFAARLDTLGPARVIEAKGGEVLQAGTVLIAPGGLHMELRPSPRGPITQIFDPTDKGPRPSADRLLRSAARVMGKNVVGMVLTGMGSDGAEGLLAIHQAGGITIAQDEASSVCYGMPKEAVKLGAAQHKLGIDHIMPRVCKLLAVGTKAKTLAAQSNP comes from the coding sequence ATGGCTGCGGACGAACCGATCCGCGTGTTGGTGGTGGACGACTCCGCCGTTGCGCGCCAGCAATATCGCAACATTCTGACGTCCTCGCGCGGGGCCGACCTGATTGCAACCGCGCCCAATGCCGAGATGGCGCGCCAGCGCATTCCCAAGCTCGATCCCGATGTCGTCGTGCTGGACATCCACATGCCCGGCGTCGACGGGCTGACTTTTCTCAAGTGGCTCATGCGCAACCTGCCCACGCCGGTTGTCATTTCCAGCACGCTCAACCCCGACGCTGCCAAGCTGACCATGGATGCATTTTCCCTGGGCGCTGTCGAAGTCGTCTGCAAAGGCGATACGAGCGGCACGGGCGCCTGGGGAGGGGACTTTCAGGACTCCCTGCTTCGTGCGGTGCAGGCCGCCGCCAAGGCCGCGCCCAAGATCAAGTCGCGTCGCGGCGCCAGCCCCCTCGTCGCAGTGGCAAACCAGCAGCGCGCAATTACGAGCAGTGCGCTGCGTGCAGGAATGCTGGTGGCCATCGGCGCATCGACGGGCGGGACCGAGGCCATTGCGCGCCTTGTCGCTGCCATGCCCGAGGGCTTTCCCCCGACGGTGATCGCCCAGCACATGCCGCCGGTCTACACCCAGAGCTTCGCGGCGCGTCTGGACACGCTGGGGCCGGCGCGCGTCATCGAGGCCAAGGGAGGCGAAGTGCTGCAGGCCGGTACGGTGCTGATCGCGCCGGGCGGGCTGCACATGGAACTGCGCCCCTCACCGCGCGGGCCGATCACCCAGATTTTCGATCCCACCGACAAGGGGCCGCGCCCCTCGGCCGACCGGCTGCTTCGCAGCGCGGCGCGCGTGATGGGCAAAAACGTGGTGGGCATGGTGCTCACCGGGATGGGAAGCGACGGGGCCGAGGGATTGCTGGCCATCCACCAGGCCGGCGGAATTACCATCGCGCAGGATGAGGCAAGTTCGGTCTGCTACGGCATGCCCAAGGAAGCGGTGAAGCTCGGCGCGGCCCAGCACAAGCTGGGCATCGACCACATCATGCCCCGGGTGTGCAAGCTGCTGGCCGTTGGAACAAAGGCGAAAACGCTTGCGGCGCAAAGCAACCCGTAG
- a CDS encoding carbonic anhydrase family protein, which translates to MRIHHTTLGAALAALVLTACAAHGGNHHGAHWGYEGESGPAHWGAMSEEFALCETGKAQSPIDIDPQSAAAEGKAAISLDYQAGGTEVINNGHTIQVNFQPGSTMSVGADKFDLLQLHFHHTSEHTVGGKSFPMEMHLVHKSKDGTLAVLGVLISEGEENAAIAPVWAAIPGEAGGKAPLASPISAASLLPASMKTYRYSGSLTTPPCSEGVRWHVLSESIAFSKAQIDAFASHYSVNNRPVQARNERAPMVYEN; encoded by the coding sequence ATGCGGATTCATCACACGACACTCGGGGCGGCGCTCGCCGCCCTTGTTCTGACAGCCTGCGCCGCTCATGGTGGCAACCACCACGGCGCGCACTGGGGATACGAAGGTGAGAGCGGCCCCGCCCACTGGGGCGCGATGAGCGAAGAGTTCGCGCTGTGCGAAACCGGCAAGGCGCAGTCGCCCATCGACATCGACCCGCAGAGCGCGGCAGCCGAGGGCAAAGCGGCAATCAGCCTCGACTACCAGGCCGGCGGCACCGAGGTGATCAACAACGGTCACACCATCCAGGTGAACTTTCAGCCCGGCAGCACCATGAGCGTCGGCGCCGACAAGTTCGATCTGCTGCAGCTCCACTTCCACCACACCAGCGAGCACACCGTGGGCGGCAAGTCATTCCCGATGGAGATGCACCTGGTTCACAAGAGCAAGGACGGCACGCTGGCCGTGCTGGGCGTGCTGATCTCGGAGGGCGAGGAAAATGCCGCCATTGCTCCGGTATGGGCGGCCATTCCGGGTGAAGCAGGCGGAAAGGCCCCGCTGGCAAGCCCCATCAGCGCGGCGAGTCTGCTTCCAGCCTCGATGAAGACCTACCGTTACAGCGGCTCGCTCACCACGCCGCCGTGCTCCGAGGGAGTGCGCTGGCACGTGCTCAGCGAGTCAATCGCGTTCTCAAAGGCGCAGATCGACGCCTTCGCGTCGCACTACTCCGTGAACAACCGCCCGGTTCAGGCGCGCAACGAGCGCGCCCCCATGGTTTACGAAAACTAG
- a CDS encoding TM2 domain-containing protein, translating into MSKKFSPWGDSHCAVVGYILWIFGFTGAHRFYFGKPVTGTIWLCTFGLLGVGWLIDVFLIPGMDRRADLKYTAGPIDYNVAWVLLTFLGVFGIHRLYMGKYISALLYLLTGGFLLIGVAYDYWTLNGQISERNTEYLQIQRGAASVS; encoded by the coding sequence ATGAGCAAGAAATTCTCTCCCTGGGGCGACTCCCACTGCGCGGTGGTGGGCTACATCCTCTGGATCTTCGGGTTCACCGGGGCCCACCGCTTTTACTTTGGAAAGCCGGTGACCGGCACCATCTGGCTGTGCACCTTCGGCCTGCTGGGGGTGGGCTGGCTCATCGACGTATTCCTGATACCGGGCATGGACCGGCGGGCGGACCTCAAATACACGGCCGGGCCCATCGACTACAACGTGGCCTGGGTGCTGCTGACCTTCCTGGGCGTCTTCGGGATCCATCGTCTTTATATGGGCAAATACATAAGCGCGCTGCTCTACCTGCTGACCGGCGGCTTCCTCCTTATCGGGGTGGCCTACGACTACTGGACCCTCAACGGCCAGATCAGCGAGCGCAACACCGAGTATCTCCAGATCCAGCGAGGCGCTGCATCGGTTTCGTGA